The following nucleotide sequence is from Gemmatimonadaceae bacterium.
GCCCGGCGCGGGTGGCTTGGCGACGAGCGGTTGATTGGCGGCCGAATCCACATAGGCGGTGAGCGCCTGCCGCTGTACCTCGGTGAAGACGGCCCTCAGGGCGGAGTCCGTCGGGAGTACGACATCCGGACGTGCCGGCGCTCCGACGGCAATGGTGCGATTCCCATCGGGCATCCAGTTGGCCGGGGCGCGATTCACCTCGTCGAGGGTGATGCCGGGGAGGAGCGCCATCGCCAGCTGTAGCACCTGCTCGGCGTTCGCGATCGTCCCTTGGCGTAGCTGGAGGGTCACCAACTGGTCGGCATAGACGCGCGAGTCGGTTTTGGATGCTTCCGACACGCTCCGCTCAAACGAGCGCAGCAGGCTGACCTTTTGCCGATCCAGTTCGGTGGCCGTGAAGCCGAAGCGCTTGGCGCGCTCGATTTCGCCGAGCGTGGCGGCGAGTGCGTCGGTGAACCGGCTTTCCTTGACGATCGCCGCGGCAGTGAACGCGTCGGCGGTGGGGATCAGCGAACCGATCCCCGCAAAGGCAAAGGCGAACGGCGTGCTCTCGCGCTGGGAGAGTTCGCCGAAGCGCTGGCCGAGGAGCGAGTTGTAGATGCGCGAGACGACATTCGCGCGCCAGGCGCCGACCGTGCCGCGCGGCCGCGGCGGCAGCAGCCAGTCCACCTGCACGATGCTCTGCGGAAACTCCTTGTCGGAGGAGATCACCACCCGCGTGTCGGTGTGGCTGGGGCCATTAAAGATCGGGCGCGGGCGCGGCGTCGCCGGATTGCGCAGCGCGCCAAAGCGGATGCGGATGGCGCGCTCGACCGCGGCGACGTCGAAGTCACCGACGGCGATCACCGCCATCAGGTCGGGGCGGTACCAGTCGGTGTAGAAGCGGCGGGTTGCGGCGACCGTGGCGCTGTCGAGGCTCTCCCTGGTGCCGATCGGCTGGCGGTCCGCGTAGCGCGAGCCGCGGAATTGCTCGGCGAACTGCCGGTCCGAGATGCGCTGGCTCGCGCTCCGTCCCAGTCGCCACTCCTCGATGAGAACACCGCGCTCCCGTACGAACTCCGTGCTGTCGAACGTGACCGCCGACGCCCAATCCTGGAGCACGTCGAACGCCGTGTTCAGCAGGGCGGCGGTGTCGGTGGGGATCTGGAGCATGTACACGGTCTCGTCGAAGCTCGTGTACGCGTTGAGGTCGGCGCCGAAGCGCATCCCGCTGCGCTCGAGAAACGAGATGATGTCCTGCTTGGGGAAGCGCCACGTGCCGTTGAAGGCCATGTGCTCCACGTAGTGGGCGATCCCGCGCTGGTCGTCGTCCTCGAGGATCGACCCCGCGCGGACGACCAGACGAAGTTCGGCGCGCTTGGCCGGCTTCTCGTTGCGGCGCACGAAGTACTTCAGGCCGTTGGGGAGCGTGCCGCGAACGACGGCCGGGTCGACGGGGAGCGAGTCGGTCAGCGCCGGCAGCGCCTGGGGCGCCGTGGGCGCCTGAGGGACCGCAGCGGGTTGCTGCGCCCCGGCGGCACTCACGACGGTGAGTGCGCCGGCGACGATCCAACGGAGGTGGGTTCTTCTCATCTGAGGAGGATGAGCGGTGCCATCGCATCGGGCAAGCGGCGCCAACGCGCGGGGCGGATAGATTGGTGGGAACCTCCTGCCCCGCGCCATGCACGATCACCAGCCACCCCTCATGGAGCCGTACGCCCGCCACGTGCTCGTATGCACGGGCGGCTACTGCTCATCGGACCGGCGGGGACGCGCCATTTACGCGCGACTGGCCAGCCTGCTGCAGCGCGAAGGACTCCTCTTCGGCCCGCGGCGCGTAA
It contains:
- a CDS encoding insulinase family protein, which codes for MRRTHLRWIVAGALTVVSAAGAQQPAAVPQAPTAPQALPALTDSLPVDPAVVRGTLPNGLKYFVRRNEKPAKRAELRLVVRAGSILEDDDQRGIAHYVEHMAFNGTWRFPKQDIISFLERSGMRFGADLNAYTSFDETVYMLQIPTDTAALLNTAFDVLQDWASAVTFDSTEFVRERGVLIEEWRLGRSASQRISDRQFAEQFRGSRYADRQPIGTRESLDSATVAATRRFYTDWYRPDLMAVIAVGDFDVAAVERAIRIRFGALRNPATPRPRPIFNGPSHTDTRVVISSDKEFPQSIVQVDWLLPPRPRGTVGAWRANVVSRIYNSLLGQRFGELSQRESTPFAFAFAGIGSLIPTADAFTAAAIVKESRFTDALAATLGEIERAKRFGFTATELDRQKVSLLRSFERSVSEASKTDSRVYADQLVTLQLRQGTIANAEQVLQLAMALLPGITLDEVNRAPANWMPDGNRTIAVGAPARPDVVLPTDSALRAVFTEVQRQALTAYVDSAANQPLVAKPPAPGKVVKTSTIADLGITEWTLSNGIRVLLKPTDFKNDQVLMSGRRPGGYSVLSDADQKVATLADFVLGGAGDFSDNQLRRMLTGKVASAGVSVSETGESAYGSASPRDLPTMFELFWLQATAPRLDTALFSAGRAMMKAEMKNSRNTPEQAFGDTVDLVMANYHPRVRLFQPELLDSLDVPRAYTLYKQRFASFNGFTFYFVGNFTLDGIRPLVERYLGALPTGGPAENFVDRGIRPPSGVVTREVRKGTAPKAYSRITFHGPFDYSWENRLQLDALQQLLDMRLRDALREDKSGTYGVGVSASGSWIPYKRYEVTLSFGSAPERVDELAAAAFAVIDSVKRAGPTADEMAKIRETLLRAHETGLRENAAWIRWMSDHDEDDRDQHATVQYPSLVQRLTGEQLRDAARRYLDMTQYARFTLLPDRNAP